Proteins from a single region of Sphaerochaeta globosa str. Buddy:
- a CDS encoding TetR/AcrR family transcriptional regulator yields the protein MEEKQAQLFEAGRTLFTQYGFKATSVAAIAKQAGLAVGTFYLYYPSKERLFLDIFIQENERLKQQCQDGLSRMQEPKEVIMHMLSCNAQGMQKSPILREWYNRKVFDKLERLYRKEHGNTSVHFLFDTFMKLVEKWQADGKIRGDIDAATIMQVFTAIINVDLHKEEIGIEYFPRLLEVLTILVLDGLVPGGSHALV from the coding sequence ATGGAAGAAAAACAAGCGCAATTATTCGAGGCAGGAAGGACTTTGTTCACCCAGTACGGATTCAAAGCCACCAGTGTGGCTGCCATAGCCAAGCAGGCCGGCCTTGCAGTAGGTACTTTTTACCTCTATTACCCGTCGAAGGAGAGACTCTTCCTGGATATTTTTATACAAGAAAATGAGAGATTGAAGCAGCAGTGCCAAGATGGGCTAAGTCGGATGCAAGAACCCAAGGAAGTGATTATGCATATGCTCTCATGCAATGCACAAGGCATGCAAAAGAGTCCGATCCTCCGCGAATGGTACAACCGCAAGGTCTTTGACAAGCTCGAACGCCTGTATCGAAAGGAGCACGGCAACACTAGTGTCCATTTCCTTTTTGACACGTTCATGAAATTGGTGGAGAAGTGGCAGGCGGATGGAAAAATCAGGGGCGATATTGATGCAGCGACGATTATGCAGGTCTTTACGGCGATCATCAATGTCGATCTGCACAAGGAAGAAATCGGCATAGAGTACTTTCCTCGTCTACTTGAGGTTCTTACCATCTTGGTATTGGATGGCCTGGTGCCGGGAGGCTCTCATGCACTGGTATGA
- a CDS encoding gamma-glutamylcyclotransferase family protein: MSTCERLWVYGSLLCGYFNHVKVLQGRVLCVQPARIKGRLFHQLHKGYPALLHGSDWVYGELLEVKDFASVLPLVDALEGYEYGGADNEYERTVSEVFALEDGIWKVANAYVYWYGRKDLGTKENPALYLPGGDWKGYMRG; encoded by the coding sequence TTGAGTACGTGTGAACGACTGTGGGTATACGGCAGTCTGCTCTGTGGCTACTTCAACCATGTGAAAGTGCTACAGGGCAGGGTGCTTTGTGTTCAGCCGGCACGCATCAAAGGCAGGTTGTTTCACCAACTTCACAAAGGGTATCCGGCCTTGCTTCACGGGTCCGATTGGGTCTATGGCGAGCTTTTGGAAGTCAAGGATTTTGCCAGTGTCCTTCCTCTGGTTGATGCGCTGGAAGGGTATGAATACGGTGGGGCCGACAATGAGTATGAGCGTACGGTAAGTGAGGTGTTTGCCCTTGAGGATGGGATTTGGAAAGTTGCAAACGCCTACGTCTACTGGTATGGCCGAAAGGACTTGGGAACCAAGGAGAATCCTGCTCTCTATCTGCCTGGTGGTGACTGGAAGGGGTATATGCGTGGCTAG
- the pcp gene encoding pyroglutamyl-peptidase I, producing the protein MKLLLTAFDPFGGEAVNPALEAVKMVRPVVSAIEVVKLEVPTVFGKAIEKVREAIEEIQPDVVLCIGQAGGRFDISVERVAINIDDARIADNEGNQPIDCTIVVDGPPAYFATIPIKAIVDTIRKIGLPSSVSNTAGTFVCNHLMYGVLHTLALQDKPMRGGFIHVPFIPAQVVARPNAPCMSLSDIVRALEAAITAIGSFTDDVKLAGGKEF; encoded by the coding sequence ATGAAGCTCTTGTTGACAGCGTTCGATCCTTTTGGCGGGGAAGCAGTCAATCCAGCCTTGGAAGCGGTGAAGATGGTCCGTCCAGTGGTCTCAGCCATCGAGGTGGTGAAGCTGGAAGTTCCTACCGTCTTCGGCAAGGCTATCGAGAAGGTGAGGGAAGCAATCGAAGAAATCCAGCCGGATGTGGTGCTTTGCATCGGACAGGCCGGTGGCCGATTCGATATTTCCGTTGAACGGGTGGCGATAAACATCGACGATGCAAGAATCGCCGACAACGAGGGTAATCAACCCATCGACTGCACTATTGTCGTCGATGGGCCTCCTGCCTACTTTGCTACCATTCCCATCAAGGCGATTGTAGACACAATCCGTAAAATCGGCCTTCCAAGCAGTGTTTCCAATACTGCCGGCACCTTTGTGTGCAATCACCTGATGTACGGCGTGTTGCATACCCTTGCCCTCCAGGACAAGCCGATGCGAGGGGGATTCATCCATGTTCCGTTCATTCCCGCCCAGGTGGTGGCAAGGCCCAATGCCCCGTGCATGTCCCTCTCTGATATTGTACGGGCTCTGGAAGCAGCCATTACCGCCATCGGGTCCTTTACCGATGATGTGAAACTGGCAGGAGGAAAGGAGTTTTGA
- a CDS encoding DUF979 domain-containing protein produces the protein MTRNVAIAEFFYCIIAIIFLLVGVKALRDKNHPKRISTSAFWFILAFTFSAGPYLPSWITGVCVLAIAALTAANRVVQSKSENPEAEETRKHADTLGYKVFVPALCLAIVAVLAATFLPFGANNAIGISAAVALIVAYLITKAPARSAVVDGTRLMDNVGPVGILPQLLAALGALFTAAGVGTVIAKGVSAIIPDGSKLIAVAVYCIGMALFTIIMGNGFAAFSVITVGIGIPFLIMQGANPVVVGALGLTAGYCGTLLTPMAANFNIMPAALLETKDKYVIIKSQARVALVMLVVHIILMYILAF, from the coding sequence ATGACCAGAAACGTAGCAATCGCTGAATTCTTCTACTGTATTATCGCCATCATTTTCCTGTTGGTCGGCGTGAAAGCCCTCAGGGATAAGAATCATCCAAAGCGCATCAGTACGAGTGCGTTCTGGTTCATCCTTGCTTTCACCTTCTCAGCCGGGCCCTACCTGCCGTCTTGGATCACCGGTGTATGCGTACTGGCTATTGCAGCCCTTACGGCAGCAAACCGGGTGGTGCAGTCCAAAAGCGAAAACCCCGAAGCCGAGGAGACACGAAAGCATGCCGACACACTCGGGTACAAGGTGTTCGTCCCAGCTTTGTGTTTGGCAATTGTTGCTGTATTGGCGGCCACGTTTCTCCCCTTCGGGGCAAACAATGCCATCGGTATTTCAGCGGCCGTCGCCCTCATTGTTGCCTATCTGATCACCAAGGCACCGGCACGTTCTGCTGTTGTTGATGGTACCCGCCTGATGGACAATGTAGGTCCGGTAGGAATTCTGCCTCAGTTGTTGGCAGCCTTGGGTGCCTTGTTTACTGCAGCCGGGGTTGGTACGGTGATAGCCAAGGGCGTCAGTGCAATCATTCCCGATGGTTCCAAGCTCATTGCTGTTGCAGTGTACTGCATCGGTATGGCTCTCTTTACCATCATAATGGGCAATGGTTTTGCCGCATTCAGTGTCATTACCGTCGGTATCGGTATTCCTTTTTTAATCATGCAGGGAGCCAATCCGGTGGTGGTTGGTGCATTGGGCCTGACAGCAGGCTACTGCGGTACACTGCTCACCCCGATGGCGGCCAACTTCAACATTATGCCGGCAGCCTTGCTGGAAACCAAGGATAAGTACGTCATTATCAAAAGCCAGGCACGTGTGGCTTTGGTTATGTTGGTTGTCCATATCATCCTGATGTATATCTTGGCATTCTAA
- a CDS encoding DUF969 domain-containing protein translates to MELLKLIGVLIVIVGFVLKKDTIATVVIAGVVTGLVAGMPFLEILNTLGKSFISQRTATLFVLTLPVIGICERYGLKDKAVDLIRKTKRATSGRIISLYLAVRALAAAFSLRLGGHPQFVRPLINPMAQAAYVAKHGKADEKTEDTIKGYSAAGENFGNFFAQNCFMGASGTLLIVSTLNGQGYEINALQIAMMSIPIAVIAVLVGIGHNYLLDRHLDQHAKKGGK, encoded by the coding sequence ATGGAACTGTTGAAATTGATTGGAGTACTGATAGTCATCGTCGGCTTCGTACTCAAGAAAGACACCATCGCAACGGTTGTCATTGCCGGTGTAGTCACCGGTTTGGTAGCAGGTATGCCCTTTTTGGAGATTCTGAACACCTTGGGTAAATCCTTCATTTCACAACGAACCGCCACCCTGTTCGTCCTCACCCTTCCAGTCATAGGGATTTGTGAGCGATACGGACTGAAGGACAAGGCCGTTGATTTGATCAGGAAAACCAAGCGTGCCACCTCGGGAAGGATTATCAGCCTCTATCTGGCTGTCAGGGCTTTGGCTGCCGCCTTCTCGCTCCGTCTCGGAGGCCATCCACAATTTGTACGTCCCCTCATCAATCCTATGGCCCAGGCTGCCTATGTTGCCAAACATGGAAAAGCGGATGAAAAGACCGAGGATACCATAAAGGGTTACAGTGCAGCAGGTGAGAATTTTGGTAACTTCTTTGCCCAAAACTGCTTTATGGGCGCCAGTGGTACGCTATTGATCGTATCCACCCTCAACGGGCAGGGGTATGAGATAAACGCCTTGCAGATAGCCATGATGTCCATTCCCATTGCTGTCATCGCAGTTCTGGTGGGTATCGGCCACAACTATCTGCTTGACCGCCATCTCGACCAACATGCCAAGAAAGGAGGGAAATGA
- a CDS encoding GGDEF domain-containing protein yields the protein MKKALLTSLIEKRKLFLLLLLATSLCIFIPAQIIYRQTTGVLEDNARSRALSIATTIATFLEDDIEAYRNLSESSTLLDNSQEHADYLRFNRLLRTIKEESGADFVYAEALVDASTIRYVLDAELPDSENFSAFNSLDEMDDTESGAYAGRQIATSNLLVSEWGTLLSAFAPIIDGRDNSLAGLVGVDYSADTLLAQSRALLWLHIVTFSLLSLLLSFALFVIMEAIGIHAYTDELTGLGNRRALNRALARVEKEARKNQKTFVLLTLDVDAFKQINDEYGHPVGDKVLIRIADTLLQHSIWENGCFRSGGDEYAVLLPESNLEQAEPIRDMIQADVQAIFLPELKGQTLSVSIGLAQWHETESLEDLAKRSDASLYEMKKNQAARKKG from the coding sequence ATGAAGAAAGCCCTGCTTACATCGCTTATAGAAAAACGCAAGCTATTCTTATTGCTGTTGCTGGCAACGAGTCTTTGCATCTTCATACCCGCCCAAATCATTTATCGTCAGACTACAGGCGTCCTGGAAGACAACGCACGCTCGCGTGCCCTTTCCATTGCCACCACCATTGCAACCTTTTTGGAAGATGATATCGAGGCATATCGCAACCTCAGTGAGAGTTCAACGCTGCTGGACAACTCCCAAGAGCATGCCGACTACCTGCGATTCAATAGGTTACTTCGTACCATAAAGGAAGAAAGCGGAGCTGATTTTGTGTACGCTGAAGCATTGGTTGATGCATCCACCATCCGATATGTGCTCGATGCAGAACTGCCCGACAGTGAGAATTTCTCTGCTTTCAACTCCCTCGATGAGATGGACGATACCGAAAGCGGTGCCTATGCTGGCAGACAGATTGCTACCAGCAACTTACTAGTCTCAGAATGGGGAACGTTGCTCAGTGCATTCGCCCCCATCATCGACGGCCGTGACAATAGCCTGGCAGGCTTGGTGGGAGTAGACTACTCCGCCGATACACTGCTTGCCCAATCAAGAGCTTTACTATGGTTGCATATCGTTACATTCTCCCTGCTTTCGCTGCTGCTCTCCTTTGCCCTTTTTGTAATCATGGAGGCGATCGGCATCCATGCGTATACCGATGAATTGACAGGACTGGGCAACCGACGCGCACTGAACAGGGCTTTGGCTCGCGTGGAGAAAGAGGCTCGTAAAAACCAAAAGACCTTTGTGCTCCTCACCCTCGATGTCGATGCCTTCAAGCAGATCAATGACGAATACGGACACCCCGTCGGGGACAAGGTACTGATACGAATCGCCGATACCCTGCTGCAACACTCGATTTGGGAGAATGGTTGCTTCCGCTCAGGCGGAGATGAGTATGCCGTATTGCTGCCAGAAAGCAACCTGGAGCAGGCAGAACCAATCCGCGACATGATACAGGCTGATGTCCAAGCAATTTTCCTCCCTGAACTGAAGGGACAAACCCTGTCTGTAAGCATTGGATTGGCCCAATGGCACGAAACAGAGAGTCTGGAAGATTTAGCCAAGCGCTCCGATGCCAGCCTCTACGAGATGAAAAAAAACCAAGCTGCTAGAAAAAAAGGCTGA
- a CDS encoding D-2-hydroxyacid dehydrogenase produces MRTINTLFLTGSHFNPDQEELATLAALFPQIQLTSVSMLDYTPQHIQQAQIIVGLPKAQDLKLATNLRWLQTPSSGVGQYVDPTLYAADPILLTNARGTYGKQIADHIIGMIIAFNHNLLRYHDQMKAKLWKRYFPTKDLWESTLLIIGLGDIGNQLAVRAKAHNLRVLAVKRTKTEKPAWVDELGTEDDLEAFLPQADYVALCAASTSQTEHLLDAKRISLLPHGAFVCNIGRGNLIDEEALVEALQSGHIGGAGLDVTTVEPLPFDHVLWTLPNVLITPHASGLSPSDPHQVFSLFLQNLALYLEEKPLINLVDFTRAY; encoded by the coding sequence ATGCGCACCATCAACACACTCTTTCTTACCGGTTCCCACTTCAATCCAGACCAAGAGGAATTAGCTACGCTTGCCGCCTTGTTTCCTCAGATTCAATTGACCAGTGTGAGCATGCTAGACTATACCCCACAGCACATCCAGCAGGCACAAATCATCGTCGGCCTTCCCAAGGCACAGGATCTGAAGCTTGCAACCAATCTCCGATGGTTGCAGACCCCTTCTTCAGGTGTCGGCCAGTATGTCGATCCAACCCTCTATGCTGCTGATCCCATTCTGTTGACCAATGCAAGGGGAACCTACGGCAAACAAATTGCCGATCATATCATCGGCATGATCATCGCCTTCAATCATAACTTGCTCCGCTACCATGACCAGATGAAAGCAAAGCTTTGGAAGCGATACTTTCCCACCAAGGACCTTTGGGAAAGTACACTGTTGATCATCGGACTCGGGGATATCGGAAATCAGCTGGCTGTTCGGGCAAAAGCCCATAATCTGAGGGTATTGGCCGTCAAGAGAACAAAGACGGAAAAGCCCGCCTGGGTGGATGAACTCGGAACCGAGGATGACTTGGAGGCTTTCCTACCCCAAGCTGATTATGTCGCCCTGTGCGCTGCATCCACCAGCCAAACCGAGCACCTTTTGGATGCAAAAAGGATTTCCTTGCTGCCGCACGGAGCTTTTGTGTGTAATATCGGTCGTGGCAACCTGATTGACGAGGAGGCCTTGGTCGAGGCTTTGCAGAGCGGGCATATAGGTGGAGCCGGACTGGATGTGACCACGGTGGAACCACTTCCTTTCGACCATGTGCTGTGGACGCTGCCCAATGTGCTGATCACCCCGCATGCAAGCGGGTTGTCACCGAGCGACCCCCATCAGGTATTCTCCCTTTTTCTCCAAAATCTTGCGTTGTACCTTGAAGAAAAACCTCTGATCAACCTTGTAGACTTCACCCGAGCCTATTAG
- a CDS encoding HD-GYP domain-containing protein — MALILAIDDSATDLSMIQYILTNHEVILARNGEEGLQELDIHPKVDLILLDLHMPVMDGFTFLDICHDRNLDTPIIILTNSEEIDKEIRGLEKGAVDFIRKPLNFKALQMRIDVQLRLKQSTELIKEHNRQLEELIEKRTQTIRRTNEITINALVRLLEVRNIETSHHARRTKVMMELLCRQLQKQGLAGYQLSDKEINELVDTAPLHDIGKVGIPDNILLKPGRLDPDEITIMREHVNKGIEALDYSIESEETKISFIETARELIASHHEWYDGSGYPANIQGQAIPLAGRLMAVIDVYDALTSKRVYKEKIEHNEAIEVMKQESPRHFDPIVFAAFLAVVPQIRKRLEES, encoded by the coding sequence ATGGCATTAATTCTTGCAATTGACGACTCGGCAACCGATCTTTCAATGATTCAGTATATTTTGACCAACCATGAAGTCATTTTGGCACGAAACGGTGAAGAAGGTTTGCAAGAACTGGACATCCATCCCAAAGTCGACCTGATACTCCTGGATCTGCACATGCCTGTCATGGATGGATTCACCTTCCTGGACATCTGCCATGATCGTAATCTCGATACACCAATCATTATCCTTACCAACTCCGAGGAAATAGATAAGGAAATACGTGGCTTGGAGAAAGGAGCTGTGGACTTCATCCGCAAACCCTTGAATTTCAAAGCCCTGCAAATGCGCATCGATGTACAGCTAAGGCTCAAACAGTCAACCGAATTGATCAAGGAACACAACCGCCAGCTCGAGGAGCTTATTGAGAAACGAACCCAAACCATCCGACGTACGAATGAGATCACCATCAATGCCTTGGTTAGACTCTTGGAAGTACGCAATATCGAGACCAGCCACCATGCCCGACGAACCAAGGTCATGATGGAGTTGCTTTGCCGCCAGTTGCAGAAGCAAGGACTCGCTGGATACCAGCTAAGTGATAAGGAGATCAACGAGTTGGTCGATACGGCACCCTTGCACGACATCGGCAAGGTCGGTATACCGGACAACATCCTGCTTAAGCCGGGAAGACTTGATCCAGATGAGATTACCATCATGCGCGAGCATGTAAACAAGGGTATTGAGGCTCTCGACTACAGCATTGAGAGCGAAGAGACGAAGATAAGTTTCATCGAAACAGCCCGTGAGTTGATTGCCAGTCATCATGAGTGGTACGACGGCAGCGGGTATCCAGCTAACATCCAAGGCCAAGCCATCCCTCTTGCCGGCAGATTGATGGCGGTAATCGATGTGTACGATGCGCTTACCAGCAAACGTGTATACAAAGAAAAAATCGAACACAATGAGGCCATTGAGGTGATGAAACAGGAATCTCCGCGACATTTCGATCCCATTGTCTTTGCAGCATTTTTAGCGGTGGTTCCCCAAATACGAAAGAGACTGGAAGAGTCATAA
- a CDS encoding ATP-binding protein yields the protein MRSQCRIKVCSFLMLFFVCSSILGAEAKLQFSAEELRFIAVHPQIQVGIDPKFTPFEFITSEGKHGGITADVLSLISERTGLTFTYDPSLSWTETVQKTRERSIDLLSAVGYTQARAQYMTYLEPYLHFQRAIIIQKSNSTITSFKDLAYRQVAVQRDSSHEGFLLYYPDITMRLYDTVEEALLAVQHGEELAFVGNEATSIYLSRTLGLTDLQFIPIAEGGLQELHMAVRSDWPQLASILQKGIDSISEKEMKSILDRWIRYESRYDLAPIIRLVGIIVSILVIILGSSLFWVSRLRDAVKAKDAAQKQAQQADIEKSRFLARVSHEIRTPLNGIRGMSYLLEKTSLDANQMRYVKTISGATQTMQSIINDILEFSRLDEDRIILENIPFALDDVLENCISIESYLIQQKGLHFRLNQPDDVPQHLVGDPTRLAQILINLLNNAVKFTEAGSIDLTVQVQTLAEQSCSLSFEVKDTGIGMNEQQMENLFKPFVQANASIHRKYGGSGLGLSIVKALVEKMGGTLTVTSEMGKGSAFTATIPYTLDIQGSKEEQQRRKSIDFSAIKALVVCSDRYLDERIRILFGEYKIQSEAVSSPSIAAKVLESGNTFDIVVVELTNIQAFSDTLMNSMKKTGLERPKVLAFVHDDTQLKSSPFIDIVLPLPVINSVLFNALLHLFGKGVADGQRSNPNPEAAASVPLQILVVEDNATNQIIAKEILQQQGWSVHLANNGKVGYEMFLSMEDTLDLVLMDLHMDVMDGYESSTLIRAKNERVPIIITSADLMETVQKQCREIGVSDLIGKPYDPDQLISKVAELALAYHQRRQSIDFERGIFSIGGDKNLYTRVLTSFTSELEQLLLSLRSAITEQNLPAAAELAHKAKGSCGAVGAMQAQKLCASLQQSLEKESMPSQESIASVLRELEQVLREAKEYVSKA from the coding sequence ATGCGAAGCCAATGCAGGATCAAGGTTTGCAGTTTCTTGATGCTGTTTTTTGTGTGCTCATCAATCCTTGGAGCAGAAGCAAAGCTTCAGTTCAGTGCAGAAGAGTTGCGCTTCATCGCCGTTCATCCGCAAATTCAGGTAGGTATCGATCCCAAATTCACTCCCTTTGAATTTATTACCAGTGAAGGAAAGCACGGCGGTATCACCGCCGATGTACTTTCCCTCATTTCTGAACGCACCGGCCTCACTTTCACCTATGACCCTTCACTGAGCTGGACAGAGACAGTACAGAAAACACGTGAAAGGTCCATCGATTTGCTCTCTGCGGTAGGCTACACCCAGGCCAGGGCACAGTACATGACCTATCTGGAACCATATTTACACTTCCAACGGGCCATCATCATACAAAAGAGCAACTCCACCATTACCAGTTTCAAGGATTTAGCGTATAGACAGGTTGCGGTACAACGCGACAGCTCCCATGAAGGTTTTTTGCTCTATTACCCCGACATCACCATGCGTCTCTACGATACTGTCGAGGAGGCTCTGCTTGCAGTACAGCATGGTGAAGAGCTAGCCTTCGTTGGCAATGAGGCTACCAGCATCTACCTCAGCCGCACCCTTGGCTTGACCGATCTGCAGTTTATTCCCATCGCCGAAGGGGGGCTGCAGGAATTGCATATGGCGGTACGCAGCGATTGGCCGCAATTGGCAAGCATCCTGCAAAAAGGGATCGACTCAATCAGCGAAAAAGAGATGAAGTCAATCCTCGACCGCTGGATCCGCTACGAGAGCCGCTACGATCTTGCTCCCATCATCCGGTTGGTCGGTATCATTGTCTCCATTCTGGTCATCATTCTGGGCAGTTCGCTGTTCTGGGTCTCCCGTCTCAGGGATGCGGTGAAGGCAAAGGATGCAGCACAGAAGCAGGCTCAGCAGGCAGATATTGAGAAGAGCAGGTTCCTCGCCCGTGTGTCCCATGAAATCCGCACTCCGCTCAACGGAATTCGCGGCATGAGTTACCTGTTGGAAAAAACATCCCTCGATGCCAATCAGATGCGGTATGTGAAGACTATCAGCGGTGCAACGCAGACGATGCAGAGCATCATCAACGACATTCTTGAGTTCTCCCGTCTCGATGAAGACCGCATTATTCTGGAAAATATTCCCTTTGCACTAGACGATGTACTTGAGAACTGCATATCCATTGAATCGTATCTCATTCAACAAAAAGGCCTGCACTTCAGGCTCAATCAACCAGATGATGTACCACAACATCTGGTGGGTGATCCGACCCGCCTCGCCCAGATACTGATAAATCTGCTGAATAATGCAGTCAAGTTTACAGAAGCCGGGTCCATCGACCTCACGGTACAGGTCCAAACTTTGGCGGAACAATCGTGTTCGCTTAGCTTTGAAGTCAAGGACACCGGCATCGGCATGAACGAACAACAGATGGAGAACCTCTTCAAACCCTTTGTACAAGCCAATGCCTCCATTCATCGCAAATACGGGGGGTCCGGGCTTGGTCTTTCCATCGTAAAAGCTCTTGTAGAGAAAATGGGTGGGACCCTCACGGTGACAAGTGAGATGGGAAAGGGAAGTGCCTTTACCGCCACCATTCCCTACACACTCGACATCCAGGGTTCAAAAGAGGAACAGCAAAGGAGAAAGAGCATTGATTTCTCGGCAATCAAGGCTTTGGTCGTTTGTTCGGACCGCTACCTCGACGAGCGCATAAGAATACTCTTTGGTGAGTACAAAATCCAATCGGAGGCTGTCTCCTCGCCTTCAATTGCGGCCAAAGTATTGGAAAGCGGAAATACCTTTGACATAGTTGTAGTTGAGCTTACAAACATCCAAGCCTTTTCCGATACCCTTATGAATAGTATGAAGAAAACAGGGCTGGAGCGCCCGAAAGTGCTAGCCTTCGTGCATGACGATACCCAGCTGAAGAGTTCTCCTTTCATAGACATAGTACTGCCATTACCCGTAATCAACTCCGTGCTTTTCAATGCCTTGCTGCATCTGTTTGGGAAAGGTGTGGCAGATGGGCAAAGAAGCAATCCAAATCCCGAGGCTGCTGCTTCAGTACCGCTGCAGATCCTGGTAGTTGAGGATAATGCAACCAATCAAATCATCGCCAAGGAGATTTTACAACAGCAGGGCTGGTCGGTACACCTGGCCAACAATGGCAAAGTTGGGTATGAGATGTTCCTTTCCATGGAGGATACCCTGGATCTGGTGTTGATGGATTTGCATATGGATGTGATGGATGGATATGAGTCCTCCACCCTGATCAGGGCAAAGAATGAGCGGGTGCCGATTATCATCACCAGTGCCGACCTGATGGAAACGGTTCAGAAGCAGTGCAGGGAAATCGGAGTGTCCGACCTCATTGGAAAGCCCTATGACCCGGACCAACTTATCAGCAAAGTTGCCGAACTAGCCCTTGCTTACCACCAAAGAAGGCAGAGCATTGACTTCGAGCGGGGAATATTCAGCATTGGTGGTGATAAAAATCTGTATACACGCGTACTCACTTCTTTCACTTCGGAGCTGGAGCAGTTGCTGCTCAGCTTGAGAAGTGCAATTACCGAGCAGAATCTCCCTGCTGCTGCAGAACTGGCCCATAAGGCCAAGGGTAGTTGTGGTGCTGTCGGTGCAATGCAGGCACAAAAGCTTTGTGCCAGCTTGCAACAAAGCCTCGAGAAGGAGAGTATGCCCTCACAAGAGAGTATTGCCTCGGTGCTCAGAGAGCTTGAGCAGGTACTTCGGGAAGCGAAGGAATATGTGAGTAAAGCTTAG
- a CDS encoding alpha/beta fold hydrolase translates to MSKKKKGWFKRLLKWVFLFIVLSLAITTLLHATYFKQQYKKAQPNGQLVSVFDGTMHISSMGQGKDTVVLLPGMGIGLPSADFGPLMRELSKKYTVVCVEYFGVGFSSQTQRERSSANYVEEIRSALKTAGFTAPYVLMGHSISSLYSEYYAAVYPNEVKAIISLDGTSSAFYAKTPGFVAALLPIAKLQQTLGVPSLLGPLVTNRKKTLELGYTEEEIDHMLLFAGFSVNDTLLKQIAYGNEFVAETKALAYPSEIPYFKVISKQTYETPNKQLPITPQEYQMEHLKRIGPQAKYEVLEGTHFIYQTNVERIASIVDEVLNT, encoded by the coding sequence ATGAGCAAAAAGAAAAAAGGCTGGTTCAAACGACTGTTGAAGTGGGTTTTCTTGTTCATTGTGCTTTCTTTGGCAATTACGACCTTGTTGCATGCAACGTACTTCAAGCAGCAATACAAGAAGGCTCAGCCGAATGGCCAACTGGTATCAGTCTTTGATGGGACTATGCACATAAGCTCTATGGGGCAGGGTAAAGACACCGTTGTTCTGTTGCCTGGCATGGGAATCGGCCTTCCTTCTGCTGACTTCGGTCCGTTGATGAGAGAACTCAGCAAAAAGTATACTGTGGTTTGCGTAGAATATTTTGGAGTGGGTTTTTCCAGCCAGACACAGCGTGAACGTTCCAGCGCCAACTATGTAGAGGAGATTCGCTCAGCACTGAAAACAGCCGGATTTACGGCCCCCTATGTCTTGATGGGCCATTCAATCTCAAGCCTTTACAGCGAGTACTATGCTGCTGTATATCCAAACGAAGTCAAAGCCATCATTTCCTTGGATGGAACCTCGTCGGCCTTCTATGCAAAGACTCCGGGCTTTGTAGCAGCGCTGCTTCCGATAGCAAAACTCCAGCAGACATTGGGAGTTCCCTCCCTGCTCGGCCCATTGGTGACCAACCGAAAAAAAACCTTGGAATTAGGCTACACAGAAGAGGAAATCGATCATATGTTGCTGTTTGCAGGCTTTTCGGTCAACGACACGCTGCTTAAGCAGATTGCATACGGTAATGAGTTTGTCGCCGAGACCAAAGCTCTTGCCTATCCATCCGAGATCCCCTATTTCAAGGTCATTTCCAAGCAGACCTATGAGACACCCAATAAACAGTTGCCCATTACACCCCAGGAATACCAAATGGAGCATCTCAAGAGAATTGGGCCACAGGCCAAGTATGAGGTGCTTGAAGGGACGCACTTCATCTACCAGACCAATGTGGAACGTATTGCCTCCATTGTGGATGAGGTGCTGAATACCTAA